A window of the Anticarsia gemmatalis isolate Benzon Research Colony breed Stoneville strain chromosome W, ilAntGemm2 primary, whole genome shotgun sequence genome harbors these coding sequences:
- the LOC142985948 gene encoding uncharacterized protein LOC142985948 has protein sequence MGDLSGSRVCPSRPFQHTGVDFTGHILLKANKGRGVKSSKGYVAVFVCMATKTANLTTPAFIAALCRMAGRRGAPRDIYCDNGRNFVGASRILQEEYQKILPTFNEELQQELADMEITFHFNAPSWPSAGGLWEAAVKSFKFHLKRVIGEQKLTYEEFSTLLIQIEACLNSRPLCALTDDPEDLTPSHFLTSGPLLTIIPTERDLRTRWCLTQKNIQDIWKRWSSEYLSQLTSRSKWKNSKENIKLDDVVPVHEENLPPGKWIMGRVTELHLDKDDFVRVVTLKTKSGYLKRPIIKLSKLVALREGAVVLMFTSSHDK, from the coding sequence ATGGGGGACTTATCTGGTTCAAGGGTCTGCCCTTCTCGTCCTTTCCAACATACGGGTGTAGATTTCACCGGGCATATCCTTTTGAAGGCTAATAAGGGCCGTGGAGTAAAATCCTCAAAGGGATATGTTGCTGTATTCGTATGCATGGCAACCAAGACTGCCAACCTGACTACACCAGCTTTTATCGCAGCACTATGCAGAATGGCTGGACGAAGAGGCGCCCCCCGTGACATTTATTGCGACAATGGGCGTAATTTTGTCGGTGCTAGCAGAATTTTACAAGAAGAATATCAAAAAATTTTACCTACATTCAATGAAGAGCTACAACAAGAGTTAGCTGACATGGAAATCACGTTCCACTTCAACGCTCCCTCGTGGCCATCGGCGGGAGGTCTTTGGGAAGCGGCGGTGAAAAGCTTCAAGTTTCACCTCAAGAGAGTGATAGGAGAACAGAAGCTCACATACGAGGAGTTCAGCACGTTACTGATACAAATAGAAGCGTGCCTAAACTCGAGGCCATTGTGCGCCCTAACTGATGATCCCGAGGACTTAACCCCATCTCACTTTTTGACAAGCGGACCATTACTGACAATTATACCCACAGAAAGAGATTTAAGAACACGTTGGTGtcttacacaaaaaaatattcaagacatTTGGAAGAGATGGAGCTCTGAATATCTGTCCCAGCTGACATCAAGGTCAAAATGGAAAAATTCAAAGGAAAACATCAAGTTGGATGATGTGGTTCCAGTTCACGAAGAAAACCTACCTCCAGGCAAGTGGATCATGGGCCGAGTGACTGAACTACATCTAGACAAGGACGACTTCGTGCGCGTTGTCACCCTAAAGACGAAGAGTGGCTATTTAAAACGACCAATTATCAAGCTATCAAAATTG
- the LOC142985947 gene encoding uncharacterized protein LOC142985947, whose translation MSWDDKLPKNIHQEWQSIKCDIDNINNIEIPRWLGYDDTCRLELHGFCDASQKAYGCVIYIKVIKQNEIDIKLMVGKSRLVPCENEVSLPRLELCGALLLSEVMIKIKQALSPDVDIKVHGWTDSMAVLGWLQGNPDRWKPFVSNRVRKIVEVMPPDWWHYVKSAENPADCASRGLTASQLRLHPIWWQGPAWLSITDNFTQENCPYTTQEEAKLQSKLT comes from the coding sequence ATGTCATGGGATGACAAACTGCCCAAAAATATTCATCAAGAATGGCAATCAATAAAGTGTGATAttgataacataaataatattgaaataccaCGATGGCTCGGCTATGATGACACGTGCAGGCTCGAATTGCACGGCTTTTGCGACGCTTCGCAAAAAGCATACGGTTGCGTCATTTACATCAAAGTAATCAAGCAAAAtgaaattgatataaaactcATGGTTGGAAAATCAAGACTGGTTCCCTGCGAGAATGAAGTTTCCTTACCAAGACTGGAGCTTTGTGGAGCATTATTGCTGTCCGAGGTCATGATAAAAATCAAACAAGCCCTATCACCTGACGTGGACATCAAGGTACACGGATGGACAGATTCTATGGCGGTTCTTGGATGGCTACAAGGAAATCCTGATCGCTGGAAGCCTTTCGTCTCAAACAGAGTCCGAAAAATTGTTGAAGTCATGCCGCCAGATTGGTGGCACTACGTCAAGTCTGCAGAAAATCCTGCCGATTGCGCCAGCCGCGGCCTGACTGCAAGTCAACTGAGACTTCATCCAATATGGTGGCAAGGCCCAGCATGGCTATCCATCACAGACAATTTTACACAAGAAAATTGTCCTTACACTACCCAAGAAGAAGCGAAATTACAAAGCAAGTTAACGTAA